One part of the Brachyspira sp. SAP_772 genome encodes these proteins:
- a CDS encoding DUF1858 domain-containing protein produces the protein MINKTMSIGEIIQIFPDSVEIMMSYGLHCVGCHVANWESLEEGCRGHGMDDAKIDNLVKEINERCSKN, from the coding sequence ATGATAAATAAAACTATGAGTATAGGGGAAATTATACAAATATTTCCAGATTCAGTAGAGATTATGATGAGCTATGGTCTTCATTGTGTAGGATGTCATGTTGCTAACTGGGAGAGTCTTGAAGAAGGATGCCGAGGTCATGGTATGGACGATGCTAAAATAGATAATTTAGTTAAAGAAATAAATGAGAGATGCTCTAAAAACTAA
- a CDS encoding YggT family protein produces the protein MLIQIINFIYVLIMQALRLYSFIWFIWIIISWLTAFGAIHLDYYNPIVNFFYRITDGVIDKVFGNFRDKLIIGVIDLSPLVFLLILQMVIPPLITMLYRFIIRLIL, from the coding sequence ATGTTAATACAGATTATTAATTTTATATATGTTCTTATAATGCAGGCTTTAAGGCTTTATTCTTTTATATGGTTTATATGGATTATTATTAGCTGGCTTACTGCTTTTGGGGCTATACATTTAGATTATTATAACCCAATAGTTAATTTCTTTTATAGAATTACTGATGGAGTTATAGACAAAGTTTTTGGAAACTTTAGAGATAAGCTTATAATAGGTGTGATAGATTTATCTCCTTTAGTATTTTTGCTTATACTTCAAATGGTGATACCTCCTCTAATCACTATGCTTTATAGATTTATAATTCGTTTAATATTATAA
- the flgN gene encoding flagellar export chaperone FlgN, whose product MFNLYEELTKIEIILNKEIEVYKIILEDEERKVNSIIDTRLQDVHMYCDHQNEKMKEANELRKLRENITDLIILNKFPHLSQTATLSDIIRKIPLNKTSKISSLRLELVTLMARLKHLNKLAPKLFDEALDFFTDMKEVLNESKKIGYNNKGKEHLLNKKLSVLINKQV is encoded by the coding sequence ATGTTTAACTTATATGAAGAACTTACAAAAATTGAAATAATTCTTAATAAAGAAATAGAAGTCTACAAAATTATATTAGAAGATGAAGAGAGAAAAGTAAACTCTATCATAGATACAAGACTTCAAGATGTGCATATGTATTGCGATCATCAAAATGAAAAAATGAAAGAAGCTAATGAATTAAGAAAGTTAAGAGAAAATATTACAGATTTGATAATATTAAATAAATTCCCTCACCTTTCTCAAACAGCTACTTTGTCTGATATAATAAGAAAAATACCTCTAAACAAAACATCAAAAATTTCATCACTTCGTTTGGAGCTTGTAACTTTAATGGCTAGATTAAAACATCTAAATAAATTAGCACCAAAATTGTTTGATGAGGCATTAGACTTTTTTACAGATATGAAAGAAGTATTAAATGAAAGTAAAAAGATAGGCTACAATAACAAAGGAAAAGAACATTTACTTAATAAAAAATTATCTGTACTTATAAATAAACAAGTGTGA
- a CDS encoding tetratricopeptide repeat protein produces MDSLEDINRYINDGDYERAIEELNLLIYENPDNAKAFYMRGKFRFIDLQKNKYDYSSANLSLIYSNIEYDLLHSIEIDPNIIDAYRGLMYLNRDIGNIDKEREYAQVLFEKDNKAYDALLMLANSYLNNGENASDFHQAIGYYDDFIERVDIEESKVARFERGLCYYNLNILIRADYEANELIKDFPFYDEAYFLKAIALAKNGVDSEFYYDALLFLNRAIELNDKNYNAIYERAEWYFSKEDYLNAIENYNILLETDNKYKLAALLGKAEALHDYIVSSESYTEKKHLNEAFSLLDKIIKNFALDKKYMRYKYYRGNLYAYIGEIDNAKAEFDDILKNNDEFNEWFYNDILEFCYYNAKTDEDYKNLIKYLNKTKDIRALVYKTFSYYKLKNYQESALAAKEILDNLNNTNNNKETFNNNEDMYHLRYVYAFSLIETKSHDYETIIESLKISLNSSELNKAIIYRKIAKVMIYNIPQKYYYEGIKYLEMAINMNDFFAYYIYSKELFYGNILTPSPELAIGMANTSIDLHTTFEPSYIILGRAYELGRGIEKNENKAFEIYYKSNEIAKMNNYHSSCSKAALAHCYYNGIGVNKNEALALELIKEAIDNHSENCHDYVLLLYAYFALIGKDGFSLEKAASIFDEDITYHNSLSFIMTFKRVYKKLGNNSMVKKLAGIEKETLKNTGEFNLNYLRKYIKNYNEYYPIVCYYNR; encoded by the coding sequence ATGGATTCTTTGGAAGATATTAATAGATATATTAATGATGGTGATTATGAAAGAGCCATAGAAGAATTAAATTTATTAATATATGAAAACCCTGATAATGCCAAAGCTTTTTATATGAGGGGTAAGTTTAGGTTTATAGATTTACAAAAAAACAAATACGATTATTCAAGTGCAAATCTTTCTTTAATATATTCAAATATAGAGTATGACCTTCTTCATTCTATAGAGATTGACCCTAATATAATTGATGCCTATAGGGGATTAATGTATTTAAATAGAGATATAGGCAATATAGATAAAGAGAGAGAATATGCTCAGGTTTTATTTGAAAAAGACAATAAAGCTTATGATGCTTTGCTTATGCTTGCTAACAGCTATTTAAACAATGGGGAGAATGCTTCAGATTTTCATCAGGCTATTGGGTATTATGATGATTTTATTGAGAGAGTTGATATTGAAGAGTCTAAGGTTGCGAGGTTTGAGAGGGGGCTTTGCTATTATAATTTAAATATATTAATTAGGGCAGATTATGAGGCTAATGAGCTTATAAAAGATTTTCCTTTTTATGATGAGGCTTATTTTCTAAAGGCTATTGCGTTAGCTAAAAATGGTGTTGATAGTGAGTTTTATTATGATGCTTTATTATTTTTAAATAGGGCTATAGAGCTTAATGATAAAAATTATAATGCCATTTATGAAAGGGCTGAATGGTATTTTAGTAAAGAAGATTATTTGAATGCTATAGAAAATTACAATATATTGCTTGAAACTGACAACAAATATAAATTGGCTGCTTTACTTGGAAAAGCTGAGGCTTTGCATGATTATATTGTAAGCAGTGAATCTTATACAGAAAAAAAACATCTCAATGAAGCATTTTCTTTATTAGATAAAATAATAAAAAACTTTGCTCTTGATAAAAAATATATGAGATATAAATATTATAGGGGTAATTTATATGCTTATATTGGAGAGATTGATAATGCCAAAGCTGAATTTGATGATATATTAAAAAATAATGATGAGTTTAATGAATGGTTTTATAATGATATATTAGAGTTTTGTTATTATAATGCAAAAACAGATGAGGACTACAAAAATCTTATTAAATATTTAAACAAAACAAAAGATATTAGGGCTTTAGTATATAAAACATTTTCTTATTACAAATTAAAAAACTATCAAGAATCAGCATTAGCAGCAAAAGAAATATTGGATAATTTAAATAATACAAATAATAATAAAGAAACTTTTAATAACAATGAAGATATGTATCATTTAAGATATGTATATGCTTTTTCACTAATAGAGACAAAATCTCATGATTATGAAACTATAATAGAAAGCTTAAAAATATCATTAAACAGCAGTGAACTCAATAAAGCTATAATATACAGAAAAATAGCAAAAGTGATGATATATAACATACCTCAAAAATATTATTATGAAGGCATTAAATATTTAGAGATGGCAATAAATATGAATGACTTTTTTGCGTATTATATATATTCAAAAGAGCTATTTTATGGAAATATTTTAACTCCGTCTCCTGAACTAGCAATAGGGATGGCTAATACTTCAATCGATTTACACACTACATTTGAGCCGTCTTATATTATTTTGGGTAGAGCCTACGAACTAGGAAGAGGAATAGAGAAAAACGAAAATAAAGCTTTTGAAATATATTACAAATCTAATGAAATAGCAAAAATGAATAATTATCATTCATCTTGTTCTAAAGCTGCATTGGCTCATTGCTATTATAACGGTATAGGCGTAAACAAAAATGAGGCTTTGGCATTAGAATTAATAAAAGAAGCTATAGACAACCATAGCGAAAATTGTCATGACTATGTATTATTATTGTATGCTTATTTTGCTCTCATTGGCAAAGATGGTTTTAGTTTAGAGAAAGCAGCTTCTATTTTTGATGAGGACATTACATATCATAATAGTTTATCTTTTATTATGACTTTTAAGCGTGTTTATAAGAAGCTTGGTAATAATTCTATGGTAAAAAAACTTGCTGGTATTGAAAAAGAAACCCTAAAAAACACAGGAGAGTTTAATTTAAATTATTTAAGAAAATATATAAAAAACTATAATGAATATTATCCAATAGTATGTTATTATAATAGATAA
- a CDS encoding amino acid ABC transporter ATP-binding protein, which produces MIKVENLHKKFHQLEVLKGIDVNVEKGEIIAIIGPSGSGKSTFLRCINRLEEPTDGKIFIDGENILDKKTDINKIREKVGMVFQHFNLFPHKTVMENIILAPMKLKGLSKEEAETKALELLQKVGLVEKKDTYPNKLSGGQKQRIAIARALAMEPEVMLFDEPTSALDPEMIKEVLDVMIDLAKEGMTMLIVTHEMGFAKNVASRILFMNDGIILEDEKPEEFFNNPKHNRTKEFLYKVLNK; this is translated from the coding sequence GTGATTAAAGTAGAAAATTTACATAAAAAGTTTCATCAATTAGAAGTATTAAAGGGAATAGATGTTAATGTTGAGAAGGGTGAGATTATTGCTATTATAGGGCCTTCTGGAAGCGGTAAATCCACTTTTTTAAGATGCATAAACAGACTTGAAGAGCCTACCGACGGAAAAATATTTATAGACGGTGAAAACATATTAGACAAAAAAACTGATATAAATAAGATAAGAGAAAAGGTTGGAATGGTGTTTCAGCATTTTAATTTGTTTCCTCATAAAACAGTAATGGAAAACATTATCTTAGCACCAATGAAATTAAAGGGCTTAAGCAAAGAAGAGGCAGAAACTAAAGCACTTGAACTATTACAAAAAGTTGGGCTTGTTGAGAAGAAAGACACCTACCCTAACAAACTTTCAGGCGGACAAAAACAAAGAATTGCTATTGCTAGGGCTTTAGCTATGGAGCCAGAGGTTATGCTTTTTGATGAGCCTACTTCTGCATTAGACCCTGAGATGATTAAAGAAGTTTTGGACGTTATGATAGATTTGGCTAAAGAAGGTATGACAATGCTTATAGTTACTCATGAGATGGGTTTTGCTAAAAATGTTGCAAGCAGAATACTATTTATGAATGATGGTATTATACTTGAAGATGAAAAACCTGAAGAGTTCTTTAATAATCCTAAACATAATAGAACCAAAGAGTTTTTATATAAAGTTTTGAATAAATAA
- a CDS encoding amino acid ABC transporter permease, with translation MTEYLELLKEVFIANHRYMYMVKGLLFSIGTTLFATLIGIVLGILIALMQLSHIYPLKNIKGFETFNPISKLAFGYVNLIRGTPAVVQLMIWANVVFVGALRNTPILIISAIAFGINSAAYVAEIIRAGIEGLDKGQMEASRALGLNYVLSMKEIIIPQAIKNILPALVSEFIALLKETSIVGFIGGVDLLRSANIITSQTYRGVEPLIAVGIIYLILTSIFAMFMRKVEKGLKQGD, from the coding sequence ATGACAGAATATTTAGAGTTGCTTAAAGAAGTATTTATAGCCAATCATAGATATATGTATATGGTTAAGGGGCTTTTATTTTCTATAGGAACTACTTTATTTGCTACACTTATTGGTATAGTTCTTGGTATATTAATTGCCCTTATGCAATTATCACATATTTATCCTTTAAAAAATATTAAAGGGTTTGAGACATTTAATCCTATATCAAAGTTAGCATTTGGGTATGTTAATTTAATAAGAGGTACACCTGCGGTTGTGCAGCTAATGATTTGGGCGAATGTTGTATTTGTGGGGGCTTTAAGAAATACGCCTATACTTATTATTTCTGCTATAGCTTTTGGTATTAACTCTGCTGCTTATGTTGCTGAGATTATAAGGGCTGGTATTGAGGGGCTTGATAAGGGGCAGATGGAGGCTTCTAGGGCTTTGGGACTTAATTATGTTCTTTCTATGAAAGAGATTATTATACCGCAGGCTATTAAAAATATACTTCCTGCTTTGGTGAGTGAGTTTATTGCACTTCTTAAAGAGACTTCTATTGTTGGGTTTATAGGTGGAGTTGATTTACTTCGTTCGGCTAATATCATCACCAGTCAAACTTATAGGGGTGTTGAGCCTCTTATTGCTGTGGGTATAATATATTTGATATTAACTTCTATCTTTGCTATGTTTATGAGAAAGGTAGAGAAGGGGCTTAAACAAGGTGATTAA
- a CDS encoding STAS domain-containing protein: MVSTVIDGKTAIINIEKNIISENVDILEEKLNYIKDAGILNFVFDFHNIDYMCSSALGLIASTLRISGEKGGKVYFCSLSSKLTSLFEATRFLTIVNTAKDVDEALSNIK, translated from the coding sequence ATGGTTAGTACTGTTATAGATGGGAAGACGGCTATTATTAATATAGAGAAGAATATTATATCTGAAAATGTTGATATATTGGAAGAGAAACTTAATTATATAAAAGATGCTGGAATATTAAATTTCGTGTTTGATTTTCATAATATAGATTATATGTGTTCTTCTGCTTTAGGATTAATAGCTTCCACTTTAAGAATATCAGGCGAAAAAGGCGGAAAGGTGTATTTCTGTTCTTTAAGCAGTAAATTAACAAGCTTATTTGAAGCTACAAGATTTCTCACTATAGTAAATACTGCCAAAGATGTTGATGAGGCTTTAAGCAATATCAAATAA
- a CDS encoding basic amino acid ABC transporter substrate-binding protein: MFKKIIIITSILLISLIAFMSCSKKENKLYVGTNAEFVPFEYREGDQIVGFDVDLINEVAKIIKQDIEFVDMAFDGLLPALQSKKIDIIIAGMTATEERKKFVNFSEPYYNSQQSILVHKDNNDIIGFDNLEGKNVGVVLGYTGDLIVSEMSNVNAQKYGATSEAVIALKSKKVDAVVLDYEPAKQYFNQNDDLKLILTDSVNEEYAIAMRKEDTELLKKVNDALNTIKENGTYDMLIEKYFNAGL, translated from the coding sequence ATGTTTAAGAAAATAATAATTATTACATCAATACTTTTAATATCTTTAATAGCTTTTATGAGCTGCTCTAAAAAAGAGAATAAACTTTATGTTGGAACTAATGCTGAATTTGTACCTTTTGAATATAGAGAAGGAGACCAAATTGTTGGATTTGATGTAGACTTAATTAATGAAGTAGCAAAAATTATAAAACAAGATATTGAGTTTGTAGACATGGCTTTTGACGGACTTCTTCCTGCTTTACAATCTAAAAAAATAGATATAATCATTGCTGGCATGACAGCAACTGAAGAGAGAAAGAAGTTTGTTAATTTTTCAGAGCCTTATTATAACAGTCAGCAATCTATATTAGTTCATAAAGACAATAATGATATTATTGGCTTTGATAATTTAGAAGGCAAAAATGTTGGTGTTGTATTAGGTTATACAGGGGACTTAATTGTAAGCGAGATGTCTAATGTAAATGCTCAGAAATATGGTGCTACATCAGAGGCTGTAATAGCATTAAAAAGCAAAAAAGTAGATGCTGTAGTTTTAGATTATGAACCTGCTAAACAATATTTTAATCAAAATGATGATTTAAAATTGATTCTTACAGATTCAGTAAATGAAGAATATGCTATTGCTATGAGAAAAGAAGATACAGAATTACTTAAAAAAGTTAATGATGCTTTAAATACTATAAAAGAAAATGGCACTTATGATATGCTTATAGAAAAATATTTTAATGCAGGCTTATAA
- the xth gene encoding exodeoxyribonuclease III: MSTLKIISWNVNGIRAAYKKGLLDFIKKEDADIICLQETKAFEEQLPEDLRNIEGYQLFINPADPEIRKGYSGVAIYSKLKPNKEIKNKFGSKFTDREGRILALEFDDFTIFNVYFPNGGKSEEHFNYKLSFYDEMTKHMIKLKEKTNVILCGDMNIAHEAIDLARPKENEKSIGFLPVERERITKFLNSGFTDTFRMFVQEGGHYSWWDMKTRSREKNVGWRIDYFFVNNEISNNIKRADILTDVLGSDHCPILIEWDKK; the protein is encoded by the coding sequence ATGAGTACACTAAAAATAATTTCATGGAATGTTAATGGTATAAGGGCTGCATACAAAAAAGGCTTATTAGATTTTATAAAAAAAGAAGATGCTGATATAATATGTTTGCAAGAGACTAAGGCTTTTGAAGAGCAGCTTCCTGAAGATTTAAGAAACATAGAAGGATATCAACTTTTTATCAATCCTGCTGATCCTGAAATAAGAAAAGGTTATAGCGGAGTTGCAATATATAGCAAATTAAAACCAAATAAAGAAATAAAAAATAAGTTTGGTTCTAAATTTACAGACAGAGAAGGAAGAATACTTGCTTTAGAGTTTGATGATTTTACTATATTTAATGTTTATTTTCCTAATGGCGGCAAATCTGAAGAACATTTTAATTATAAGCTTTCTTTTTATGATGAAATGACTAAGCATATGATAAAATTAAAAGAGAAAACTAATGTAATATTATGCGGAGATATGAATATTGCTCATGAGGCTATAGACTTGGCTAGACCTAAAGAAAATGAAAAGAGTATTGGTTTTTTGCCTGTGGAACGCGAACGCATAACAAAATTTTTAAATAGCGGTTTTACTGATACTTTTAGAATGTTTGTACAAGAAGGCGGACATTATAGTTGGTGGGATATGAAGACTCGTTCTAGAGAAAAGAATGTGGGCTGGAGAATAGATTATTTCTTTGTTAATAATGAGATATCAAACAACATTAAAAGGGCTGATATTTTAACTGATGTTCTTGGAAGCGATCATTGTCCTATATTAATTGAATGGGATAAAAAATAA
- a CDS encoding basic amino acid ABC transporter substrate-binding protein translates to MKNILKVILLISLLAVLSCGKEESDVLYVGTNAEYPPFEYLDENGNVVGFDVELINEISKIIGKKIEIKDMTFDGLIPALEAKTIDILIAGITATESRKKVINFSKPYFESQQAIVVKEDNNTITNFDSLNNTYTVGVVLGYVGDVALTESKKVDKIERFNRTADTIVALQNGKIDAAIMDHPIAVGYIKNNEGLKAIKTDLSIQELCIGFRKEDIKLLEDVNNALDTLKENGKYDELVKKYFLY, encoded by the coding sequence ATGAAAAATATATTAAAAGTTATTTTATTAATTTCTTTGCTTGCCGTGTTGTCTTGCGGTAAAGAAGAGAGTGATGTTTTGTATGTAGGCACTAATGCTGAATATCCTCCTTTTGAATATTTAGATGAGAACGGAAATGTGGTTGGATTTGATGTTGAGCTTATAAATGAGATATCAAAAATAATAGGAAAGAAAATAGAAATAAAAGATATGACTTTTGATGGACTTATACCTGCTTTAGAGGCAAAAACTATAGATATACTTATAGCAGGAATTACAGCTACAGAGTCAAGAAAGAAAGTGATTAATTTTTCTAAGCCTTATTTTGAATCTCAGCAAGCTATAGTAGTAAAAGAAGATAATAATACTATCACTAATTTTGACAGTTTAAACAATACCTATACAGTTGGTGTTGTATTAGGATATGTTGGCGATGTTGCTTTAACAGAGAGTAAAAAAGTTGATAAGATAGAGAGATTTAATAGAACAGCAGATACTATTGTGGCATTACAAAATGGCAAAATAGATGCTGCTATAATGGATCATCCTATAGCTGTTGGTTATATAAAGAATAATGAAGGCCTTAAAGCTATTAAAACAGATTTATCTATACAAGAACTTTGTATTGGTTTTAGAAAAGAAGATATTAAGCTTTTGGAAGATGTAAATAATGCTTTAGATACTTTAAAAGAAAACGGCAAATATGATGAGCTTGTAAAAAAATATTTTTTATATTAA